Proteins encoded together in one Laribacter hongkongensis DSM 14985 window:
- a CDS encoding flavodoxin family protein, with protein sequence MTTLLILWAGQTGHTHALAATAADAARLAAPTVTVRLLPARSAGLDDLLAADGVLFATPENFGYMAGALKDFFDRTFYPAQGRVEGRPYALLVSAGNDGRGAAGSVERIVRGHALTPIAPPLIVRGIPAAADLAAAAELGAGLACGLELGVF encoded by the coding sequence GTGACCACCCTGCTGATCCTGTGGGCCGGGCAGACCGGCCACACCCATGCGCTGGCCGCAACAGCGGCCGATGCCGCCCGGCTGGCTGCTCCCACCGTCACCGTCCGCCTGCTGCCGGCCCGATCAGCTGGACTGGACGACCTGCTGGCCGCCGATGGCGTCCTGTTCGCCACACCGGAAAACTTCGGCTACATGGCCGGCGCCCTCAAGGATTTTTTCGACCGTACCTTTTATCCGGCGCAAGGCCGCGTCGAAGGCCGCCCCTACGCCCTGCTGGTGTCCGCCGGCAACGATGGCCGGGGAGCCGCCGGCAGCGTGGAACGCATCGTCCGCGGCCATGCGCTGACGCCAATCGCTCCGCCGCTGATCGTGCGCGGCATTCCGGCAGCAGCCGACCTGGCTGCGGCGGCCGAACTAGGGGCCGGCCTCGCCTGCGGGCTGGAACTGGGCGTATTCTGA
- a CDS encoding DsrE family protein: MSAQVAFHVDQADDAVFQMALGNINHTLASYAGRGEPCTAHLVLTGPAVLRLATLPDAMQLTLIELVRRGLLVEPCRNAMAAFHVTDAALPDYVQPVPAGIVRLIELQQAGSAYIRP; encoded by the coding sequence ATGTCTGCACAAGTGGCTTTTCATGTCGACCAGGCCGATGACGCCGTGTTCCAGATGGCGCTGGGCAACATCAACCACACGCTGGCCAGCTACGCCGGGCGCGGTGAACCGTGCACGGCGCATCTGGTGCTGACCGGACCGGCCGTCCTGCGGCTGGCTACGCTGCCGGATGCCATGCAGCTGACGCTGATCGAGCTGGTACGCCGTGGCCTGCTGGTCGAGCCGTGCCGCAATGCCATGGCCGCATTTCATGTCACGGATGCCGCCCTGCCGGATTATGTGCAGCCGGTGCCGGCCGGCATCGTGCGCCTGATCGAATTGCAGCAGGCCGGCAGCGCCTATATCCGGCCGTAG
- a CDS encoding LysR substrate-binding domain-containing protein translates to MKRTCPSIHELLAFEAVSRHLSIAQAADELCVTPSAVSRQISGLERFVGIRLLARHGRRFTLTHAGRLYLQRIQPALLALENATLDLIDGPQGGGTLSLASVPTFTTKWLIPRLSDFSRLHPGITLAFHRHVSGKQAQPIDVDVAIRYGNGVWPGVVSESITLRRFLLVGPPQGVDGMAPPRNPADLARQTVLQHQGEPSLWTEWAQIMQVPDLVPRPGPRFEHFGSLIRAVEAGMGYALVPVCLIEEELEQGRVAEPFPSAAILAQGHYLCYRPEQLESPVFEAFRSWILEEGARRRM, encoded by the coding sequence ATGAAACGCACGTGTCCGTCCATTCATGAGCTTCTGGCGTTCGAAGCCGTGTCACGCCATCTGTCGATTGCCCAGGCGGCCGACGAGCTGTGTGTCACGCCCAGTGCCGTCAGCCGGCAGATATCCGGGCTGGAACGCTTTGTCGGCATCCGGCTGCTGGCCCGGCACGGCCGGCGCTTTACCCTGACGCATGCCGGCCGGCTGTATCTTCAGCGCATCCAGCCGGCCCTGCTGGCGCTGGAAAACGCCACCCTCGACCTGATCGACGGCCCGCAGGGCGGCGGCACGCTGTCGCTGGCTTCGGTGCCGACGTTTACCACCAAGTGGCTGATCCCGCGCCTGTCGGATTTCAGCCGCCTGCATCCGGGCATCACGCTGGCCTTTCACCGGCATGTGTCCGGCAAGCAGGCGCAGCCGATCGACGTGGATGTGGCCATCCGTTACGGCAATGGCGTGTGGCCGGGCGTGGTGTCCGAGAGCATCACGCTGCGGCGCTTCTTGCTGGTCGGACCGCCGCAGGGCGTGGATGGCATGGCGCCTCCGCGCAATCCGGCGGACCTGGCCCGCCAGACCGTGCTGCAACACCAGGGCGAACCGTCGCTGTGGACCGAGTGGGCGCAGATCATGCAGGTACCCGACCTGGTGCCGCGCCCCGGTCCGCGTTTCGAGCACTTCGGTTCGCTGATCCGCGCAGTGGAGGCCGGCATGGGCTACGCACTGGTGCCGGTCTGCCTGATCGAAGAAGAGCTGGAGCAGGGGCGGGTGGCCGAGCCGTTTCCCAGCGCTGCCATCCTGGCGCAGGGGCATTACCTGTGTTACCGCCCCGAGCAGCTGGAATCGCCGGTATTCGAGGCATTCCGCAGCTGGATTCTGGAAGAGGGCGCCCGCAGGCGCATGTAG
- a CDS encoding ABC transporter permease, with the protein MISRLVSLFYVLYLILPIGLILTGSFGETWINTLLPEGHTGQWYAELWDDRSFTRAFVTSLLVAVSACAINVLLCVPLAYTLVHGARQRNQFATRMLTLLPVAVPTITLGFGYILVFNTDALPWLGSTPLLIAAHVVLTLPYLTQTLVTDLRHQRLDRLEQAAATLGARPMARFFGIVVPNLRHSLLSGLVMVAALSIGEFQISNLIVGFQNRTFPVVLLQAFYGASGFACAATVVLLLLATIASLTSTLSSRTR; encoded by the coding sequence TTGATTTCCCGGCTGGTTTCCCTGTTTTACGTCCTTTACCTGATCCTGCCCATCGGCCTGATCCTGACCGGCTCGTTCGGCGAGACCTGGATCAACACCCTGCTGCCCGAAGGGCATACCGGACAGTGGTACGCCGAACTGTGGGACGACCGCAGCTTCACCCGCGCCTTTGTCACCAGCCTGCTGGTCGCCGTCAGCGCCTGTGCCATCAACGTGCTGCTGTGCGTCCCGCTGGCCTATACCCTGGTACACGGAGCCCGCCAGCGCAACCAGTTCGCCACCCGCATGCTGACCCTGCTGCCGGTGGCCGTGCCCACCATCACGCTGGGCTTTGGCTACATCCTCGTTTTCAATACCGACGCCCTGCCGTGGCTCGGCAGCACACCGCTGCTGATCGCCGCCCACGTCGTGCTGACCCTGCCCTACCTGACCCAGACGCTGGTGACCGACCTGCGCCACCAGCGCCTTGACCGCCTCGAACAGGCCGCCGCCACGCTGGGTGCCCGGCCCATGGCACGCTTTTTCGGCATCGTGGTGCCCAACCTGCGCCACAGCCTGCTGTCCGGCCTCGTGATGGTAGCCGCCCTGTCGATCGGTGAATTCCAGATTTCCAACCTGATTGTCGGCTTCCAGAACCGCACCTTCCCGGTGGTGTTGCTGCAAGCGTTCTACGGCGCCTCGGGCTTTGCCTGCGCCGCCACGGTCGTGCTGCTGCTGCTGGCCACGATTGCCTCCCTGACCTCCACCCTTTCGTCCCGCACCCGATGA
- a CDS encoding ABC transporter ATP-binding protein: MSLSYEQVSFQYRGTPMGVFDVNLTLESGELVALIGPSGSGKTTLLRLTAGLLTGHSGHIRLGERDLSNVPVHQREIGMMFQHYALFPHLTVAENVAYGLKMRGVAKAARRKTALEMLELVGLSAHIDRLPGQMSGGQQQRVALARALAFGPQALLLDEPLSALDASIRGQLRDQIRTLQQQFGATTLLVTHDQEEALTMADRVALLDHGRVLQYGTPEELYQAPCNETVARFVGLSTILPATVCATDEIDLGFARLRCDTGARAIGSAVRMLVRPESIDTDPPAGTVNRLPGRVTLKRYLGALTRYDFQVDGCDTVWLGDARQVPEHAIAVAPEHVRLLDN; the protein is encoded by the coding sequence ATGAGCCTCTCGTACGAACAAGTCAGTTTCCAGTATCGCGGCACGCCGATGGGCGTGTTCGATGTGAACCTCACCCTGGAGAGCGGCGAACTCGTCGCCTTGATCGGCCCCAGCGGCTCGGGCAAAACCACCCTGCTGCGCCTGACGGCCGGCCTGCTGACCGGACACTCCGGCCACATCCGCCTTGGCGAGCGCGATCTCTCCAACGTGCCGGTGCACCAGCGCGAAATCGGCATGATGTTCCAGCACTACGCCCTGTTCCCGCACCTGACCGTGGCCGAAAACGTCGCCTACGGCCTGAAGATGCGCGGCGTGGCCAAGGCGGCACGGCGCAAGACCGCGCTGGAAATGCTGGAACTGGTCGGCCTGTCGGCGCACATCGACCGCCTGCCCGGCCAGATGTCCGGCGGCCAGCAACAGCGGGTGGCACTGGCCCGGGCGCTGGCCTTCGGCCCGCAGGCCCTGCTGCTGGACGAACCACTGTCGGCACTGGATGCCTCCATCCGCGGCCAGCTGCGCGACCAGATCCGCACCCTGCAACAGCAGTTCGGCGCCACCACCCTGCTGGTCACCCATGACCAGGAAGAAGCCCTGACCATGGCCGACCGCGTGGCCCTGCTCGACCACGGCCGCGTGCTGCAATACGGCACGCCGGAAGAACTCTACCAGGCACCGTGCAACGAAACCGTGGCCCGCTTTGTCGGCCTGTCGACCATCCTGCCGGCCACGGTGTGTGCCACGGATGAAATCGACCTCGGCTTTGCCCGCCTGCGCTGCGATACCGGCGCCCGTGCCATCGGCAGTGCGGTCAGGATGCTGGTGCGCCCCGAATCGATAGACACCGATCCGCCGGCCGGCACCGTCAACCGCCTGCCCGGCCGCGTCACCCTCAAGCGCTACCTCGGTGCCCTGACCCGCTACGACTTCCAGGTCGACGGCTGCGACACCGTGTGGCTGGGCGATGCCCGCCAGGTGCCGGAGCACGCCATCGCCGTGGCGCCGGAACACGTACGCCTGCTCGACAACTGA
- a CDS encoding extracellular solute-binding protein, whose amino-acid sequence MTRLPRRRLLAGLTATLFALPAMAFSGPEIYPGEKALYNAAAKEGIVVSFDTGPEWANWKSLFKAFKDRYPEVELTYNDLGSAATVVALDKTRRRPQADTAYYFAASAVDATSKGVVEGYKPVNFDKLTPVFRDASGRWFTVHSLNVAFLVNKKLVKNSPQSWADLLKPEYKKSVVYLDPRSTGQGQVAVFAAAFGNGGSMDNPMPGVDYLGRLHQAGNVMRVEGTTPYAKFLKGEIPIWIGYENDGLKAKYLDGMKDSIDVIIPKEGSAAAPYGMSLVKNAPNPSAGKLWLNFVMSPKGQQLFAEGFVRPSVPDVKLPASVSDKMPAAPQIKPLDVIKAQAHKAQIDAAWSKAALSR is encoded by the coding sequence ATGACCCGTCTGCCCCGTCGCCGCCTGCTCGCCGGCCTGACTGCCACCCTGTTTGCCCTGCCGGCCATGGCGTTCAGCGGCCCGGAAATCTATCCGGGCGAAAAGGCGCTGTACAACGCTGCCGCCAAGGAAGGCATCGTGGTGTCGTTCGACACCGGGCCGGAATGGGCCAACTGGAAGTCGCTGTTCAAGGCCTTCAAGGACCGCTATCCCGAAGTCGAGCTGACCTACAACGACCTGGGTTCGGCCGCGACCGTGGTGGCACTGGACAAGACCCGCCGCCGTCCGCAGGCCGACACCGCCTACTACTTTGCTGCTTCGGCCGTGGACGCCACCAGCAAGGGCGTGGTCGAAGGCTACAAGCCGGTCAATTTCGACAAGCTGACTCCGGTGTTCCGCGATGCCAGCGGCCGCTGGTTTACCGTGCATTCGCTCAACGTCGCCTTCCTCGTGAACAAGAAGCTGGTCAAGAACAGCCCGCAAAGCTGGGCCGACCTGCTGAAGCCGGAATACAAGAAGAGCGTGGTCTACCTTGACCCGCGTTCGACCGGCCAGGGCCAGGTCGCGGTGTTTGCCGCCGCCTTCGGCAACGGCGGCTCGATGGACAACCCGATGCCGGGCGTGGACTACCTCGGCCGCCTGCACCAGGCCGGCAACGTCATGCGCGTGGAAGGCACCACCCCTTACGCCAAATTCCTCAAGGGTGAAATCCCGATCTGGATCGGCTACGAAAACGACGGCCTGAAAGCCAAGTACCTCGATGGCATGAAAGACAGCATCGACGTCATCATCCCGAAAGAAGGCAGCGCCGCCGCTCCGTACGGCATGAGCCTCGTCAAGAACGCCCCGAACCCGTCGGCCGGCAAGCTGTGGCTGAACTTCGTGATGAGCCCGAAGGGCCAGCAGCTGTTCGCCGAAGGCTTTGTGCGCCCGTCGGTACCGGACGTGAAACTGCCGGCCTCGGTCAGCGACAAGATGCCGGCCGCGCCGCAGATCAAGCCGCTGGACGTGATCAAGGCCCAGGCCCACAAGGCGCAGATCGACGCCGCGTGGAGCAAGGCCGCGCTGTCGCGCTGA
- a CDS encoding ABC transporter permease translates to MMQRFGAWPALAFIALFFVFPLVALLPEAMSDQGEAFVRMLDDPLFWPAIRNSVALGLSAGLLSTLVGVTVAWQLAHLPPRQRDIWMALLGLPLAFSGMVIAYGFILAFGRAGFVTQLLGYLGADPAEFGAWIYTVGGLTLAYAYYLIPRVALTLYPVFTNLDPRPIEAARTLGASPYRAFCNVVLPEIAPSVGASCALVSALAMGTYGTALALVGTQVNILPLLLYAKIGDGGADFPATAALSIVLLALCSLILGLGDHFSRRREHAVFQSSH, encoded by the coding sequence ATGATGCAGCGCTTCGGTGCGTGGCCGGCCCTGGCCTTTATCGCGCTCTTTTTCGTGTTCCCGCTGGTGGCCCTGCTGCCCGAGGCGATGAGTGATCAAGGCGAGGCGTTTGTCCGCATGCTGGACGATCCGCTGTTCTGGCCGGCCATCCGCAATTCGGTGGCGCTCGGCCTGTCGGCCGGGCTGCTGTCGACGCTGGTCGGCGTGACGGTGGCCTGGCAGCTGGCCCACCTGCCGCCGCGCCAGCGCGACATCTGGATGGCCTTGCTGGGACTGCCGCTGGCGTTTTCCGGCATGGTGATCGCCTACGGCTTCATCCTCGCCTTCGGCCGTGCCGGCTTTGTCACCCAGTTGCTGGGCTACCTGGGTGCCGATCCGGCCGAATTCGGCGCCTGGATCTACACCGTCGGCGGCCTGACGCTGGCCTATGCCTATTACCTGATTCCCCGGGTGGCGCTGACGCTCTACCCGGTATTCACCAACCTCGACCCGCGACCGATCGAAGCTGCCCGCACGCTGGGTGCTTCGCCGTACCGCGCCTTCTGCAACGTGGTGCTGCCGGAGATCGCTCCGTCAGTCGGCGCCTCGTGCGCACTGGTCAGCGCACTGGCCATGGGCACCTACGGCACCGCGCTGGCGCTGGTCGGCACCCAGGTCAACATCCTGCCGCTGCTGCTGTACGCCAAGATCGGTGACGGCGGCGCGGATTTCCCGGCGACAGCCGCCCTTTCCATTGTCCTTCTCGCCCTGTGCAGCCTGATTCTGGGCCTGGGCGACCATTTCAGCCGTCGACGTGAACATGCCGTATTCCAGTCCAGTCATTGA
- a CDS encoding TIGR00725 family protein → MPYSSPVIEALDRLARRQQGPLRLAQPVAIVGPREATPEQEAVAYRLALALAGAGLTLVCGGKIGVMQAAARGARDAGGICVGLLPEEEAAHGNPFLTVALPTGIGLSRNMLVARSAACLVAVGGGLGTLSEIAMALQWKKPVFATAQAPHVAGAQYYDDEETLLLDALAWLARFSPQQAADLGG, encoded by the coding sequence ATGCCGTATTCCAGTCCAGTCATTGAAGCCCTAGACCGTCTCGCCCGCCGCCAGCAAGGACCGCTGCGGCTGGCACAGCCCGTTGCCATCGTCGGCCCGCGTGAAGCCACACCCGAGCAGGAGGCCGTGGCCTACCGGCTGGCGCTGGCGCTGGCCGGTGCCGGCCTGACGCTGGTCTGCGGCGGCAAGATCGGCGTGATGCAGGCCGCCGCGCGCGGTGCGCGTGACGCCGGCGGCATTTGCGTCGGCCTGCTGCCGGAAGAAGAAGCCGCGCACGGCAATCCTTTCCTGACCGTGGCGCTGCCGACCGGCATCGGCCTGTCGCGCAACATGCTGGTGGCGCGCAGCGCGGCCTGCCTCGTTGCCGTGGGCGGCGGGCTGGGCACGCTGTCGGAAATCGCCATGGCCTTGCAGTGGAAGAAGCCCGTATTCGCCACCGCGCAGGCGCCGCACGTGGCCGGCGCGCAGTATTACGACGACGAGGAAACCCTGCTGCTGGACGCTCTGGCCTGGCTGGCGCGCTTTTCGCCGCAGCAGGCTGCCGACCTCGGCGGCTGA
- a CDS encoding RBBP9/YdeN family alpha/beta hydrolase: MPTSALTATGDWPLLIQPGWQDSGPEHWQSHWQQRLGARRVHNRDWHAPQLEEWLAGLHAGLEACGRPAVVIAHSLGCITVAHYARRHPERIAAALLVAPADVERSAVPAALAGFGPIPRAPLPFPAVVVASSNDPYCLPVRAAALAAAWQAPVEWLSGAGHINAGSGLGGWQEGERYLQRLYEQLQAGPARIAVGE, encoded by the coding sequence ATGCCGACTTCCGCCTTGACCGCCACCGGCGACTGGCCGCTGCTGATCCAGCCCGGCTGGCAGGATTCCGGGCCTGAACACTGGCAAAGCCACTGGCAGCAGCGCCTGGGCGCCCGCCGCGTCCACAACCGCGACTGGCATGCCCCGCAGCTGGAAGAATGGCTGGCCGGCCTGCATGCCGGGCTGGAAGCCTGCGGGCGGCCGGCCGTGGTGATTGCCCACAGCCTCGGCTGCATTACCGTGGCCCACTATGCCCGCCGGCATCCGGAGCGTATCGCCGCCGCCCTGCTGGTGGCGCCGGCCGATGTCGAGCGCAGTGCCGTGCCGGCAGCGCTGGCCGGCTTCGGCCCGATTCCGCGCGCACCGCTGCCGTTTCCGGCCGTGGTGGTGGCCAGCAGCAATGATCCCTACTGCCTGCCGGTGCGGGCCGCTGCCCTGGCAGCAGCCTGGCAGGCGCCGGTCGAATGGCTGTCCGGTGCCGGACACATCAATGCCGGATCCGGACTGGGCGGCTGGCAGGAAGGCGAGCGCTACCTCCAGCGGCTGTACGAACAGTTGCAGGCCGGGCCTGCCCGGATTGCCGTCGGAGAATAA
- a CDS encoding PepSY domain-containing protein: protein MSPAPYAVALLAFSSTPVLADPPATPCTQAPRSEWMSDEKLLTAVRQQGYKLKRFDMERNCAEVEGWNAQGARVELRLDPTSARVVSCKYK from the coding sequence ATGTCGCCTGCCCCTTATGCCGTGGCGTTGCTGGCCTTCTCCAGCACGCCTGTCCTGGCCGATCCTCCGGCAACGCCCTGTACCCAGGCGCCCCGCTCGGAATGGATGAGCGATGAAAAGCTGCTGACGGCTGTCCGCCAGCAGGGTTACAAACTCAAACGCTTTGACATGGAGCGCAATTGCGCCGAAGTCGAAGGCTGGAATGCCCAGGGTGCCCGGGTCGAACTGCGGCTGGACCCGACCTCGGCACGCGTGGTGAGTTGCAAGTACAAATAA
- a CDS encoding response regulator → MRVLLVEDDPLLGDGLEAGLRQSGFNVDWMKDGAAARAAMAAAPYDAVVLDLGLPKVSGLDVLGEWRRQGVDTPVLILTARDSVEDRIRGLDTGADDYLVKPFALGEVVARLRALIRRSHGRANPVFEHGTLVLDPNARTVLQDGRAVELTAKEFQLLELFLENKSRVLPRALLEEKLYGWAQELDSNALEVHVHHLRKKLGSQLIRTVRGVGYQLGEA, encoded by the coding sequence ATGCGCGTATTGCTGGTCGAAGACGATCCGCTCCTGGGCGACGGCCTTGAGGCCGGACTGCGGCAATCAGGTTTCAACGTGGACTGGATGAAGGACGGCGCCGCCGCCCGCGCGGCCATGGCGGCCGCTCCCTACGACGCAGTGGTGCTGGACCTCGGCCTGCCCAAGGTGTCGGGACTCGACGTGCTGGGCGAATGGCGCCGCCAGGGCGTGGACACGCCGGTGCTGATCCTGACCGCCCGCGACTCGGTCGAGGACCGCATCCGCGGACTGGATACCGGTGCCGACGACTACCTGGTCAAACCCTTTGCCCTGGGCGAAGTGGTTGCCCGCCTGCGCGCCCTGATCCGCCGCTCGCACGGCCGCGCCAACCCGGTGTTCGAACACGGCACGCTGGTGCTCGACCCGAATGCCCGTACGGTGTTGCAGGACGGCCGGGCGGTCGAGCTGACCGCCAAGGAATTCCAGCTGCTGGAACTGTTCCTCGAAAACAAGTCGCGCGTGCTGCCGCGCGCCCTGCTGGAAGAAAAACTCTACGGCTGGGCCCAGGAACTCGACAGCAATGCACTGGAAGTCCACGTGCACCACCTGCGCAAGAAACTCGGCAGCCAGCTGATCCGCACCGTGCGCGGCGTCGGCTACCAGCTGGGCGAGGCATGA
- a CDS encoding ATP-binding protein translates to MRRPSVPSLKRRLLVALMITLPAAWVVSAMINYRAAHQAVNELFDTEQAFFAQLLASVNLDARGQGYEIRSTLPRQLHELFDDGSDEMDEDIAFQLRNDHNQIVFADINQTELPFDANASGFRNVMFQGKQWRLFYLRDPKNDTYVVVGQRLKTRDRLVGRLVLGQMMPWLMALPVLLVLMWLAVRRSLLPLDRLVRDLRERAPDNLKPIEAPVPAEVGPLVVALNRLFARLDTTLTNERRFTADAAHELRTPLAALRVQAEVAMLASDDTARRKALVQVMTGIDRATRLVEQLLTLARLDHLAAADRRPADLVAVARRVIERSADAADNRAITLIPPSGTAIWPLAGDEGLLDILLRNLIDNAIRYTPPGGEVWVECDPSSLSVCDNGPGVAPEWLSRMKERFARPEGQKQTGSGLGLSIAERIAMLHGLTLSLDNREGGGFVARLSRLPSAAVPPGPRLPR, encoded by the coding sequence ATGAGGCGTCCGTCGGTTCCCTCGCTCAAGCGCCGCCTGCTGGTGGCGCTGATGATCACCCTGCCGGCGGCCTGGGTGGTCAGCGCCATGATCAACTACCGGGCGGCCCACCAGGCCGTCAACGAACTCTTTGACACCGAGCAGGCGTTCTTTGCCCAGCTGCTGGCCTCGGTCAACCTCGATGCGCGCGGGCAGGGTTATGAAATCCGCTCGACCCTGCCGCGCCAGCTGCACGAGCTGTTTGACGACGGCAGCGACGAAATGGACGAAGACATCGCCTTCCAGCTGCGCAACGACCACAACCAGATCGTCTTTGCCGACATCAACCAGACCGAACTGCCGTTCGACGCCAATGCCAGCGGCTTTCGCAACGTGATGTTCCAGGGCAAGCAGTGGCGGCTCTTTTACCTGCGCGACCCCAAGAACGACACCTACGTCGTGGTCGGCCAGCGTCTCAAGACCCGCGACCGGCTGGTCGGCCGGCTGGTGCTGGGCCAGATGATGCCGTGGCTGATGGCGCTGCCGGTGCTGCTAGTACTGATGTGGCTGGCCGTCCGCCGCAGCCTGTTGCCGCTGGACCGGCTGGTGCGCGACCTGCGTGAACGCGCGCCCGACAACCTCAAGCCGATCGAAGCCCCGGTGCCGGCCGAAGTCGGCCCGCTGGTGGTGGCGCTCAACCGCCTGTTTGCCCGGCTCGACACCACCCTGACCAACGAACGGCGCTTCACCGCCGATGCTGCCCACGAGCTGCGCACGCCGCTGGCAGCCCTGCGCGTGCAGGCCGAAGTGGCCATGCTCGCCAGTGACGACACCGCCCGCCGCAAGGCGCTGGTACAGGTGATGACCGGCATCGACCGCGCCACCCGCCTGGTCGAGCAGCTGCTGACACTGGCCCGGCTCGACCACCTGGCCGCCGCCGACCGCCGGCCGGCCGACCTGGTCGCCGTCGCCCGCCGGGTGATCGAGCGCAGTGCCGATGCTGCCGACAACCGCGCCATCACCCTGATCCCGCCCTCCGGTACCGCCATCTGGCCACTGGCCGGCGACGAAGGCCTGCTGGACATCCTGCTGCGCAACCTGATCGACAACGCCATCCGCTATACGCCGCCCGGCGGCGAGGTGTGGGTGGAATGTGACCCCTCCAGCCTGTCGGTGTGTGACAACGGCCCCGGCGTGGCGCCGGAATGGCTGTCGCGCATGAAGGAACGCTTTGCCCGGCCGGAAGGGCAGAAACAGACCGGCAGCGGTCTGGGCCTGTCGATTGCCGAGCGCATTGCCATGCTGCACGGACTGACGCTGTCGCTGGACAACCGCGAAGGCGGCGGCTTTGTCGCACGGCTGTCGCGTCTGCCCAGTGCTGCCGTACCTCCCGGCCCGCGTCTGCCACGCTGA
- a CDS encoding SixA phosphatase family protein gives MDLILWRHAEAAEGEVDLVRELTRRGEHQARDMAAWLAPRLPAGARVFTSEARRSRQTARYLERPALVLPELNPDQPWQRVWEALDWPQCGETLVVVGHQPWLGQIASRLLCGEAQYWTVKKSGLWWFGHRTRHGDVQTILRGMQTPALLESSGH, from the coding sequence ATGGACCTGATTCTCTGGCGTCATGCCGAGGCTGCCGAGGGAGAGGTGGACCTGGTGCGCGAGCTGACCCGCCGGGGCGAACACCAGGCACGCGACATGGCCGCCTGGCTGGCGCCGCGCCTGCCGGCCGGCGCGCGGGTATTCACCAGCGAAGCCCGGCGCAGCCGCCAGACCGCACGTTATCTGGAGCGCCCGGCTCTGGTATTGCCGGAGCTCAATCCGGACCAGCCGTGGCAGCGGGTATGGGAAGCGCTGGACTGGCCGCAGTGCGGCGAAACCCTGGTGGTGGTCGGGCACCAACCCTGGCTCGGGCAGATTGCCAGCCGGCTGCTGTGCGGCGAGGCGCAATACTGGACAGTCAAGAAAAGCGGCCTGTGGTGGTTCGGCCACCGCACCCGTCATGGTGATGTCCAGACCATCCTGCGCGGCATGCAGACGCCGGCACTGCTGGAGTCGTCCGGACACTGA
- a CDS encoding chorismate--pyruvate lyase family protein produces the protein MNSLPDWLAAPPANHPVRPLLAHDGSLTDRLKASGLPFSVEVAAWYTGPARADEARTLAVAAGSTLWIREVWLRLAERRVVWARSVSASERWLPVLDRGGVSLGLTLFGGDPAIARSPLEFAAVTPCMALHPGAGYPSLWARRACFVLEGAPMLVHEVFLPDCEIALP, from the coding sequence ATGAATTCCTTGCCTGACTGGCTGGCGGCCCCGCCGGCCAACCATCCGGTGCGGCCGCTGCTGGCGCATGACGGCTCGCTGACCGACCGCCTCAAGGCCAGCGGCCTGCCGTTTTCGGTCGAAGTGGCGGCCTGGTACACCGGCCCGGCGCGCGCGGACGAAGCCCGGACGCTGGCCGTCGCCGCCGGCTCCACGCTGTGGATACGCGAAGTCTGGCTCCGGCTGGCGGAGCGCCGGGTGGTGTGGGCACGCAGCGTCAGCGCCAGCGAACGCTGGCTGCCTGTCCTCGACCGTGGCGGCGTGTCGCTGGGCCTGACCCTGTTCGGCGGTGATCCGGCCATTGCCCGCAGCCCCCTGGAATTTGCCGCCGTCACGCCGTGCATGGCGCTGCACCCCGGTGCCGGTTACCCGTCCCTGTGGGCGCGCCGGGCCTGCTTCGTGCTTGAAGGTGCGCCCATGCTGGTCCATGAAGTGTTCCTGCCTGACTGTGAAATTGCCCTGCCATGA